One genomic region from Arthrobacter pigmenti encodes:
- a CDS encoding RNA polymerase sigma factor, whose amino-acid sequence MRQASSPPDREHFFRALYDAVYPGLLKFVQRRSHADHAEDVVADTFLVVWRRLKEVPATDDDARAWIYGIARNILLNTRRGEQRRHALEVRLADPAVQPRDGSIADLAVSRADLSRAWNLLSETHQEALGLAVFEELKATQAAAVLGISPVAFRLRLSRARRTLRVYLDLLPQPEAMSASLSERTTS is encoded by the coding sequence ATGAGACAAGCTTCGAGTCCCCCTGACCGCGAGCACTTCTTCAGAGCCTTATACGACGCCGTGTATCCGGGCCTGCTTAAATTCGTTCAACGACGTTCCCACGCCGACCATGCGGAGGATGTAGTCGCAGATACCTTCCTGGTCGTTTGGCGCCGGCTCAAGGAAGTGCCCGCCACTGATGATGATGCGCGCGCCTGGATTTACGGCATCGCCAGAAACATCCTGTTGAACACCCGCCGGGGCGAACAACGCCGTCATGCCCTCGAAGTGCGGCTCGCTGATCCGGCGGTTCAACCCCGGGACGGGTCAATCGCAGACCTCGCCGTCAGCCGAGCGGATCTCAGCAGAGCCTGGAACCTCCTGTCCGAAACCCATCAAGAGGCGTTAGGGCTCGCAGTTTTCGAAGAGCTCAAAGCGACGCAGGCGGCCGCCGTATTGGGGATCTCGCCGGTCGCATTTCGCTTACGCCTCAGCCGGGCACGCCGGACTCTTCGGGTTTACCTTGACCTCCTCCCACAACCTGAGGCCATGTCAGCGAGCCTCTCCGAAAGGACGACATCATGA
- a CDS encoding DUF4097 family beta strand repeat-containing protein — protein sequence MQYTYEASTAIDAKVTLMMGELVITADDVSEVTVTVEPTQPDRPADVRAAENTAVDFADGRLTIIQKRENLVSTWVNKSWSIDVHVRVPKRSRFEVKSSYGNIRVRGLLGRSSLTTSYGNISAGDVADLTAKTSHGEITLDRSSGTTTLTASSATIGEVYGSASLKCSQGNAVVGLVMGQLEVAGSFGNIEVRTVMGNVNARTSHGRIRLGDGVSGTAQLATSHGDIEVGIRQGTLTWLDLDTKAGAVRNELAVASDEPQNDDDDGAAERLEVTARTNHGSVRAFRAAAN from the coding sequence ATGCAGTACACCTATGAAGCCTCAACTGCCATCGACGCAAAAGTCACCCTCATGATGGGCGAATTGGTGATCACCGCCGACGACGTCAGCGAAGTCACCGTCACCGTCGAACCCACACAACCGGACCGTCCGGCCGATGTCCGCGCGGCCGAGAACACCGCCGTCGACTTCGCGGATGGCCGCCTGACCATCATCCAGAAACGCGAGAACCTCGTGAGCACCTGGGTCAACAAGAGCTGGTCCATCGACGTTCACGTCCGGGTTCCCAAACGGTCCCGCTTCGAAGTGAAATCCTCCTACGGCAACATCCGGGTCCGCGGACTGCTCGGACGGTCCTCGCTCACCACCAGCTACGGCAACATCAGCGCCGGCGACGTCGCCGATTTGACCGCAAAAACCTCCCACGGCGAAATCACCCTTGACCGATCGAGCGGCACCACAACGCTCACCGCGTCCAGCGCCACAATTGGCGAGGTTTACGGCAGCGCGAGCCTGAAGTGTTCGCAAGGGAACGCCGTCGTCGGCCTCGTCATGGGCCAGCTCGAAGTGGCCGGCAGCTTCGGGAACATCGAGGTGCGCACCGTGATGGGCAACGTCAATGCCCGCACATCGCATGGCAGGATTCGGCTCGGTGACGGCGTCAGCGGCACTGCACAGCTGGCAACGAGCCACGGCGACATCGAGGTGGGCATCCGCCAGGGCACGCTTACCTGGCTGGACCTCGACACCAAGGCCGGCGCCGTCCGCAATGAACTGGCCGTCGCATCAGACGAACCACAGAACGACGACGACGACGGCGCCGCCGAGCGCTTAGAAGTCACCGCCCGCACCAATCACGGCAGCGTCCGCGCATTCCGCGCGGCTGCGAACTAA
- a CDS encoding GAF domain-containing protein, producing the protein MAQAEPTDKCALTSRTIQRRIHAAHESLANGESVQGNVRSIVQDSWLRSLAQLPNPELILAPLFFGESDLESYRQGHPLATIMPVIRKLLVRPSQDSGLLVAVGDENGRLLWVDGDLALKRKAEGMMFVEGADWSELAVGTSAPGTALALGQGIQIAGAEHFSSRVHPWSCTAVPLHDPDSGTVLGVVDITGDEEAVAPHTLSLVQATVAAAEAQLSVHRLKNRTTKTRKASRSLYRDSLQILGRDTGELHAGGSSVSLSARHAELLTLLALHPNGLTAEELAVMAYPEDVSVTTVRAEMLRLRRLLARHTPQLVPESRPYRLPAELVVDASQVISYLQRGAHRLALNIYRGEVLPRSEAPSIVRLRQEVSAVLREAVLSDGSPDTLLKFLQLPEAENDVGAWRDALRLLPARSPRRAVVVAHIERLEAELSA; encoded by the coding sequence ATGGCTCAGGCCGAACCAACTGACAAGTGTGCCCTCACGTCCAGGACCATTCAGCGGCGCATTCATGCTGCTCACGAGTCGCTCGCGAACGGCGAAAGCGTGCAGGGCAACGTCCGTTCGATCGTTCAGGACTCCTGGCTGCGGTCGCTGGCGCAACTGCCAAACCCTGAGCTCATCCTCGCTCCGCTCTTTTTCGGCGAGTCAGACCTTGAGTCGTACCGCCAGGGCCACCCACTCGCAACGATCATGCCCGTGATCCGAAAGCTGCTCGTTCGGCCCAGCCAGGACAGCGGGCTGCTCGTTGCAGTTGGTGATGAAAACGGACGCCTGCTGTGGGTTGACGGCGACCTGGCACTCAAGCGCAAGGCGGAGGGCATGATGTTCGTCGAAGGCGCGGACTGGTCCGAACTCGCTGTTGGCACCAGCGCGCCGGGCACCGCCTTGGCCCTCGGCCAGGGCATCCAGATCGCCGGCGCAGAGCACTTCAGCTCAAGGGTGCATCCCTGGAGTTGCACTGCAGTCCCACTGCACGATCCTGACTCGGGCACGGTGCTCGGCGTCGTCGACATCACAGGTGACGAGGAAGCCGTGGCGCCGCACACGCTCTCCCTCGTTCAGGCGACGGTTGCCGCCGCAGAGGCCCAGCTCAGTGTCCACCGGCTCAAGAACAGAACAACGAAGACACGGAAGGCATCGAGGTCGCTCTATCGGGACAGCCTGCAGATACTGGGCCGGGATACCGGCGAACTGCATGCCGGTGGATCGTCCGTCAGTTTGAGCGCGCGGCACGCTGAGTTGCTCACACTCCTCGCGCTGCATCCCAATGGCCTGACAGCGGAGGAACTCGCCGTGATGGCGTATCCGGAAGACGTCTCGGTGACCACCGTGCGAGCTGAGATGCTCCGGCTCCGCCGCCTCCTCGCGCGCCACACGCCGCAGCTGGTCCCGGAATCACGGCCATACCGGCTTCCGGCTGAGCTCGTTGTCGACGCCAGCCAGGTGATTAGCTACCTTCAGCGCGGAGCGCATCGTCTGGCGTTGAACATCTATCGCGGTGAAGTGTTGCCGCGTTCAGAGGCGCCCTCTATCGTCCGTCTTCGGCAGGAAGTGAGCGCCGTGCTCCGCGAAGCCGTACTCTCCGACGGCTCGCCCGACACGCTGTTGAAGTTCCTCCAGCTGCCGGAAGCCGAGAACGACGTCGGCGCGTGGCGGGACGCACTTCGCCTCCTTCCGGCGCGCTCGCCGCGGCGCGCCGTCGTCGTCGCCCACATCGAGCGGCTGGAGGCCGAACTCTCGGCGTAA
- a CDS encoding ATP-binding cassette domain-containing protein, translated as MNTAIATDLAFDVRGLRKSFGAQTVLDGIDLSIGRGSVFALLGPNGAGKTTTVQILATLIKPDEGTAVVGGHSIADEPSRVRRIIGVTGQFSAVDELLTGAENLRLMARLRHVPKDGREALIERLLRQFDLVDVANKSAATYSGGMRRRLDLAMTLVGDPQIIFLDEPTTGLDPRSRRAMWDIVRTLVAGGVTLFLTTQYLEEADQLADRVAVLDGGRIVAEGTPAELKAAVGEEQLRLRFATAEEVGKARDVLAAVVPIDLPAGGDELELRVPTPANGAAVRSVLNALAAAGVEPSEVTTAAPDLDDVFFALTGAPTKEES; from the coding sequence ATGAACACTGCCATTGCCACGGACCTCGCTTTCGACGTCCGTGGGCTACGCAAGAGCTTCGGAGCACAAACCGTCCTGGACGGAATTGACCTCTCGATCGGTCGTGGCAGCGTGTTTGCGCTGCTAGGTCCCAACGGTGCGGGCAAGACCACCACCGTCCAGATTCTCGCCACCTTGATTAAACCCGACGAGGGCACGGCGGTGGTTGGTGGCCATTCCATCGCCGATGAGCCGAGCCGGGTCCGCCGGATCATTGGCGTCACCGGACAGTTCTCTGCGGTTGACGAGCTTCTAACAGGCGCAGAAAACCTCCGGCTGATGGCGCGGCTCCGGCATGTGCCGAAAGACGGGCGTGAAGCACTGATCGAACGGCTGCTCCGCCAGTTCGACCTGGTGGATGTCGCCAACAAATCAGCCGCCACCTATTCGGGTGGCATGCGGCGCCGTCTCGATCTGGCCATGACCCTGGTTGGCGACCCGCAGATCATCTTCCTCGACGAGCCGACCACGGGCCTTGATCCGCGGAGCCGGCGCGCTATGTGGGACATCGTGCGCACCCTGGTTGCTGGCGGCGTCACCCTCTTCCTGACCACCCAGTACCTTGAGGAGGCGGACCAGCTCGCGGACCGGGTGGCCGTGCTCGACGGCGGGCGCATCGTCGCCGAAGGCACCCCCGCAGAGCTGAAGGCCGCCGTCGGTGAGGAGCAGCTGCGGCTTCGGTTCGCTACCGCGGAGGAAGTGGGCAAAGCGCGCGACGTACTGGCCGCCGTCGTACCCATTGACCTGCCTGCCGGCGGTGACGAGCTCGAACTTCGTGTGCCGACCCCCGCAAACGGCGCCGCCGTGCGCAGCGTGCTGAATGCGCTGGCAGCTGCCGGCGTCGAACCAAGTGAAGTGACCACTGCAGCCCCGGACCTGGACGACGTCTTCTTCGCGCTCACCGGAGCACCCACCAAGGAGGAATCATGA
- a CDS encoding GNAT family N-acetyltransferase, with product MPQLISPTWRLHAAWQEAHDEWGPGLHEDGFGLLPTDDVESAKGFSTWLDRLSRDSDRCIYRWIIDGEQILGGIALRLGNCDFNQRHGHVGYGIRPSARGRGLAGWALGRMVAQARALGMERVLIVCEVNNLASARTIESQGGVLEEGPGAVRRYWMDVAARPSS from the coding sequence ATGCCGCAACTGATCTCGCCAACCTGGCGGTTACACGCCGCCTGGCAGGAGGCACATGACGAGTGGGGACCGGGACTTCACGAGGACGGCTTTGGCCTGCTGCCCACGGACGACGTCGAATCCGCCAAAGGGTTCTCCACTTGGCTTGATCGCCTGTCGCGTGACTCCGACCGGTGCATTTACCGCTGGATCATCGACGGCGAGCAGATCCTCGGCGGGATCGCCCTGCGGCTCGGGAACTGCGACTTCAACCAGCGCCACGGCCACGTTGGGTACGGCATCCGACCTTCGGCGAGGGGACGAGGTCTGGCGGGCTGGGCACTCGGCCGTATGGTCGCTCAGGCTCGAGCACTCGGCATGGAGCGCGTGTTGATCGTTTGCGAGGTGAATAACCTCGCATCGGCTCGAACCATTGAGTCTCAGGGCGGCGTTCTCGAAGAAGGGCCAGGCGCGGTCCGGCGCTACTGGATGGACGTCGCGGCACGGCCTTCCAGCTGA
- a CDS encoding DUF779 domain-containing protein, with product MIDLDAAVTLPGEDFSRVALTRPAVRLLQKLWGIHGPLMFHQSGGCCDGSSPMCYPAGDFITAEADVLLGVFDIAPSDDDGVWPIEFWMSREQFEYWKHTHLTVDVVEGRGSGFSVEAPEGKRFLVRSRLI from the coding sequence ATGATTGATCTCGATGCTGCGGTGACGCTGCCCGGGGAGGACTTCTCCCGGGTGGCGCTCACTCGCCCAGCAGTCCGGTTGCTGCAGAAACTCTGGGGGATCCACGGGCCGCTCATGTTCCACCAATCGGGCGGGTGCTGCGACGGCTCGTCGCCCATGTGCTACCCGGCAGGCGATTTCATCACGGCGGAGGCAGACGTGCTGCTTGGCGTGTTTGATATCGCTCCTTCCGATGACGACGGCGTTTGGCCGATAGAGTTCTGGATGTCCCGCGAGCAGTTTGAGTACTGGAAACACACGCACCTGACCGTCGATGTGGTCGAAGGCCGGGGGAGCGGGTTCTCGGTCGAAGCTCCGGAGGGCAAACGCTTCCTGGTTCGCTCGCGGCTCATCTGA
- the exaC gene encoding acetaldehyde dehydrogenase ExaC — MTVYAQPGQEGSKVTFKQRYDNWIGGEWAAPIKGQYFENITPVTGKVFCEVARSTAEDIDLALDAAHKAAPGWGKTSVAERAAILNRIADRIEENLEMLAVAETWDNGKPVRETLAADLPLAADHFRYFASAVRAQEGGISQLDDDTTAYHFHEPLGVVGQIIPWNFPLLMATWKLAPALAAGNAVVLKPAEQTPASILVLMELIGDILPAGVLNVVNGFGVEAGKPLASSKRIRKIAFTGETTTGRLISQYASQNLIPVTLELGGKSPNIFFSDVAEKNDAFYDKALEGFALFAFNQGEVCTCPSRALIQGSMYDSFMSDAIARVEKMVQGNPLDTETQVGAQASNDQLEKILSYMDIGKQEGAKVLIGGERMSLGGDLAGGYYVKPTIFEGTNTMRVFQEEIFGPVVSVTRFNDYAEAMEIANDTLYGLGAGVWSRNGNVAYRAGREIQAGRVWVNNYHAYPAGAAFGGYKSSGIGRENHTMMLDHYQQTKNLLVSYNENKLGFF; from the coding sequence ATGACTGTTTACGCACAGCCGGGCCAGGAAGGCTCGAAGGTCACTTTCAAGCAGCGCTATGACAACTGGATCGGCGGCGAATGGGCCGCACCGATCAAGGGCCAGTATTTTGAGAACATCACGCCGGTCACAGGGAAGGTTTTCTGCGAGGTCGCGCGAAGCACCGCGGAGGACATCGACCTGGCACTGGACGCTGCGCACAAGGCGGCACCTGGTTGGGGCAAGACGTCGGTCGCCGAGCGTGCCGCCATCCTGAACCGCATCGCGGACCGCATCGAAGAAAACCTCGAGATGCTAGCCGTCGCAGAGACGTGGGATAACGGCAAGCCGGTTCGCGAAACGCTCGCTGCCGACCTGCCGCTGGCTGCGGATCACTTCCGTTATTTCGCCAGTGCGGTCCGCGCCCAGGAAGGCGGGATCTCACAGCTCGACGACGACACCACCGCCTACCATTTCCACGAGCCGCTCGGCGTGGTCGGGCAGATCATCCCGTGGAACTTCCCGCTGCTGATGGCTACGTGGAAGCTGGCGCCCGCGCTCGCCGCGGGCAACGCCGTCGTACTTAAACCCGCTGAACAGACGCCCGCGTCCATTCTGGTGCTGATGGAACTTATCGGCGACATCCTGCCCGCGGGCGTGCTCAACGTGGTCAATGGCTTCGGTGTCGAAGCCGGCAAGCCGCTCGCGTCGTCGAAGCGCATCCGAAAGATCGCGTTCACGGGGGAGACGACGACTGGCCGGCTGATCAGTCAGTACGCCAGTCAGAACCTGATTCCGGTGACTCTGGAACTCGGCGGCAAGAGCCCGAACATCTTCTTCTCGGACGTCGCGGAGAAGAACGACGCCTTCTATGACAAGGCGTTGGAAGGGTTCGCGCTGTTCGCGTTCAATCAGGGTGAAGTGTGCACGTGTCCGTCGCGGGCGCTGATTCAGGGTTCGATGTACGACTCGTTCATGTCCGACGCGATCGCCCGCGTAGAGAAGATGGTGCAGGGCAACCCGCTCGACACCGAGACGCAGGTCGGCGCACAGGCGTCCAACGATCAGCTCGAGAAGATCCTTTCCTACATGGACATCGGCAAGCAGGAGGGTGCAAAGGTTCTGATCGGCGGCGAGCGGATGTCGCTCGGCGGCGACCTCGCCGGCGGCTACTACGTCAAGCCCACCATCTTCGAAGGCACCAACACCATGCGCGTGTTCCAGGAGGAGATCTTCGGCCCGGTTGTGTCGGTCACGCGGTTCAACGACTATGCCGAAGCGATGGAGATCGCCAATGACACCCTCTACGGACTCGGAGCCGGGGTCTGGTCGCGCAACGGGAACGTCGCGTACCGCGCAGGGCGCGAGATTCAGGCCGGTCGCGTGTGGGTGAACAACTACCACGCCTACCCAGCCGGCGCGGCGTTCGGCGGGTACAAGTCCTCCGGTATCGGTCGCGAGAACCACACGATGATGCTGGACCACTACCAGCAGACCAAAAACCTGTTGGTCAGCTACAACGAGAACAAACTCGGCTTCTTCTAA
- the adhP gene encoding alcohol dehydrogenase AdhP has product MQAAVVNQFGADLAVQDVEVPTPGPGQALVRLVSSGVCHTDLHAAEGDWPVKPSPPFVPGHEGVGEVVSVGEGVTDVAVGDFVGNAWLWSACGTCEYCRTGWETLCESQQNGGYSVDGSFGQYMLVETRFAARIPDGVDLVEIAPVLCAGVTVYKGLKVTETQPGQWVVISGIGGLGHIAVQYAVAMGLRVAAVDIAEDKLALARRHGAEITVNAAFEDPATAIQEKTGGAHGVLVTAVHPSAFGQAIAMARRGGTIVFNGLPPGDFPAPIFAIVLKGLTVRGSIVGTRQDMEEALEFYSRGLIHPTYQTHDLADINAVFDEMKHGKIDGRVVIKY; this is encoded by the coding sequence ATGCAGGCAGCAGTAGTGAACCAATTCGGCGCGGATCTTGCGGTCCAGGATGTCGAAGTCCCCACGCCAGGTCCGGGACAGGCCCTGGTGAGACTCGTGTCCAGCGGCGTCTGTCATACCGATCTGCACGCCGCAGAGGGTGATTGGCCTGTCAAACCGTCACCGCCTTTCGTGCCGGGCCACGAAGGTGTGGGTGAAGTGGTGTCGGTCGGCGAGGGCGTGACGGACGTTGCTGTCGGAGACTTCGTGGGGAACGCCTGGCTGTGGTCCGCCTGCGGCACCTGCGAGTACTGCCGTACCGGCTGGGAGACCCTGTGTGAGTCCCAGCAGAACGGCGGCTACAGCGTGGACGGCTCGTTCGGGCAGTACATGCTCGTCGAAACCCGCTTCGCGGCGCGGATCCCCGACGGCGTCGATCTGGTGGAGATAGCGCCAGTACTCTGCGCCGGCGTCACTGTCTACAAGGGCCTGAAGGTGACCGAAACACAGCCCGGCCAGTGGGTGGTAATCTCCGGTATCGGCGGGCTGGGACACATTGCCGTACAGTACGCCGTGGCCATGGGCCTGCGAGTCGCCGCCGTCGACATCGCAGAAGACAAGCTGGCCCTGGCACGCAGACACGGAGCCGAAATTACGGTGAATGCAGCGTTCGAGGACCCGGCCACCGCCATTCAGGAGAAGACCGGCGGCGCTCACGGTGTGCTGGTTACGGCGGTCCATCCTTCGGCCTTCGGCCAGGCGATCGCTATGGCACGCCGGGGCGGGACCATCGTCTTCAACGGCTTACCGCCGGGCGACTTTCCTGCTCCCATCTTTGCCATTGTGCTCAAGGGCCTGACCGTGCGCGGTTCCATCGTCGGAACCCGCCAGGACATGGAGGAGGCGCTGGAGTTCTATTCCCGTGGCTTGATCCATCCGACGTACCAGACCCACGACTTGGCCGACATCAATGCCGTCTTCGATGAAATGAAGCACGGCAAGATTGATGGCCGCGTGGTCATCAAGTACTGA
- a CDS encoding toxin-antitoxin system HicB family antitoxin, with amino-acid sequence MDISRHVQELQDQLIDATELAGEQAADIARNLTRSLDASLRLVILEALSDAAAEITAELAPGSVDVRLRGRDPEFVVTPPMQRDTTEVPPTRESAADYTVDGQATRTTLRLPENLKTKAEAAATREGLSFNTWLVRAVATALTENTNTPIQLPPKSSGNRFTGWVR; translated from the coding sequence GTGGACATTTCAAGACACGTACAAGAACTTCAGGACCAGCTCATCGATGCAACGGAACTGGCCGGTGAGCAGGCTGCCGACATTGCCCGTAACCTAACCCGTTCCCTCGACGCTTCATTGCGATTGGTCATCCTAGAGGCACTTTCCGATGCGGCTGCTGAGATCACAGCGGAACTCGCACCCGGATCAGTCGACGTCCGGCTGCGTGGACGCGATCCCGAGTTCGTTGTGACACCACCGATGCAGCGTGACACCACAGAGGTGCCACCGACGCGGGAGTCGGCGGCTGACTACACCGTCGACGGCCAGGCAACACGAACCACTCTGCGCCTTCCTGAAAATCTCAAAACCAAAGCCGAGGCCGCAGCAACCCGTGAAGGCCTCTCCTTCAACACCTGGCTGGTGAGGGCGGTTGCCACCGCGCTCACCGAGAACACCAACACCCCCATTCAACTGCCCCCAAAGAGCAGCGGAAACCGATTCACCGGCTGGGTCCGGTAA
- a CDS encoding ABC transporter permease gives MTTMTAPALVRESGALERTLADTATLTGRGLQRLIRYPSMVIMMIGLPVIFLLMFVYVFGGMLGTGLGTAGGGGVAAYLQYVVPGIVLMAVGTGGAGTAIYIAMDMRQGVAARLATMDVSRIAILSAHALVSVVQALLATLAVGGVAMLLGFRPAGGVLGTLGALGVVALVAFAITWLSLALGIISDTVETASNLPMPLSFLPFLSSGFVPTDSMPAWLGVVAEYQPFTPFIETVRGLLMGTDIGNYGWQALLWCVLLTGTGMVWSLSKYEASQTRS, from the coding sequence ATGACCACCATGACTGCACCGGCATTGGTCCGGGAATCGGGCGCTCTCGAGCGCACTCTCGCAGACACCGCAACGCTGACCGGGCGGGGCCTGCAACGGCTGATCCGCTACCCGTCAATGGTCATCATGATGATCGGCCTGCCGGTGATCTTCCTGCTGATGTTCGTCTACGTCTTCGGGGGAATGCTTGGAACTGGTTTGGGCACCGCGGGCGGCGGGGGAGTTGCGGCCTACCTGCAGTATGTGGTCCCGGGCATTGTGCTGATGGCTGTGGGCACCGGGGGTGCAGGGACTGCAATCTACATTGCGATGGACATGAGGCAGGGTGTGGCGGCCCGCCTGGCCACGATGGATGTATCGCGGATTGCGATCCTGTCCGCCCACGCTCTGGTGAGTGTGGTGCAGGCACTGCTGGCCACGCTCGCGGTTGGAGGGGTTGCAATGCTGCTCGGCTTCCGGCCGGCCGGTGGAGTGCTGGGCACCCTGGGGGCGCTCGGTGTGGTCGCTCTCGTGGCCTTCGCTATCACCTGGCTCTCCCTGGCACTCGGTATCATCTCGGACACCGTTGAAACCGCAAGCAACCTGCCCATGCCGCTGTCCTTCCTGCCCTTTCTGAGCAGCGGATTTGTGCCGACGGACTCTATGCCCGCATGGCTCGGTGTAGTCGCGGAGTATCAGCCGTTCACACCGTTCATCGAGACTGTGCGCGGTCTGCTAATGGGCACCGACATCGGGAACTACGGATGGCAGGCGCTGCTGTGGTGCGTGCTGCTGACCGGCACCGGCATGGTGTGGTCGCTGAGCAAGTACGAGGCGAGTCAGACGAGGTCCTAG
- a CDS encoding MerR family transcriptional regulator yields MDNDADRLMSIGTFAAATGLTASALRFYDDTGVLAPVEVDPRNGYRLYAEEQLGRAELIFLLREAQLPLSVMKAVLDGSADESSLVLGKHMDEISAEALRAMSAARSALNLFIGGISGLVAVLPGYEFARAIGQVRVSAAASGQFHTIGISTASHALNLVATDRHRLSWRTLRLASPTVESSTVHVCLESAQELLPWVSDRAAIELLADAGDVSVRCMETGEQRSLAVVEGDFPDYGAVVDGLPAPVARAVVPRRELLSVVVDRSETCPLRIAENGISVGSGEGAEQLAALTWGLPLRQWFDMTLLQPVVESAVGPDVVLEMAGDHGPLRVRSADTSDLLSVLMPVQPPAIPERA; encoded by the coding sequence ATGGATAACGACGCCGACCGGCTGATGAGTATTGGGACGTTCGCAGCTGCCACTGGTCTTACTGCAAGCGCCCTCCGGTTTTATGACGACACAGGCGTGCTGGCACCTGTTGAGGTCGATCCGCGGAACGGGTATCGGCTGTACGCAGAGGAGCAACTTGGTCGCGCTGAGCTCATATTCCTGCTGCGGGAAGCGCAGTTGCCGCTTTCGGTGATGAAGGCCGTGCTGGATGGTTCCGCGGACGAATCGAGTCTTGTACTTGGCAAGCACATGGACGAAATTTCCGCCGAGGCTCTGCGGGCGATGTCGGCCGCGCGCTCCGCACTGAACCTGTTCATAGGCGGTATATCTGGCCTGGTGGCAGTGCTACCCGGCTACGAGTTTGCGCGGGCGATCGGCCAGGTGCGTGTATCCGCCGCAGCATCAGGGCAGTTCCATACCATCGGCATCTCCACCGCCTCGCACGCGCTCAACCTGGTTGCAACGGACCGGCACCGATTGTCGTGGCGCACGTTGCGGCTCGCCTCCCCGACGGTCGAGAGCAGCACAGTGCACGTGTGCCTGGAATCCGCGCAGGAGTTGCTTCCCTGGGTGTCGGACAGGGCGGCGATAGAACTTCTTGCAGATGCCGGAGACGTGAGCGTACGTTGCATGGAGACCGGTGAACAGCGTTCCTTGGCTGTCGTAGAAGGCGATTTCCCGGACTACGGGGCGGTTGTTGATGGGCTTCCCGCTCCAGTGGCCCGGGCAGTCGTTCCGCGGCGCGAACTGCTCTCAGTTGTGGTGGATCGATCCGAAACCTGTCCGTTAAGGATCGCTGAAAATGGGATATCCGTCGGGTCAGGTGAGGGCGCGGAGCAGCTTGCGGCACTTACTTGGGGGCTGCCGCTCCGCCAATGGTTCGACATGACTCTTCTGCAGCCCGTGGTGGAGTCGGCGGTCGGACCGGACGTAGTGCTTGAGATGGCAGGCGATCATGGCCCGTTGCGGGTGCGCTCTGCGGACACCAGCGACTTGCTGAGTGTTCTGATGCCGGTGCAGCCACCCGCTATTCCCGAACGGGCATGA